The following proteins come from a genomic window of Candidatus Eisenbacteria bacterium:
- a CDS encoding DUF503 domain-containing protein: MILGTCRIDLHIPAAGSLKGKRAVIKSLKERIRNRMNVSVAEVDHQDFWQRAALGVAVVSNEKKHADQVLAAVVRLVRSEPRVEIIDIRVEFL; the protein is encoded by the coding sequence ATGATCCTCGGAACCTGCCGGATCGACCTCCATATCCCGGCCGCGGGATCCCTGAAAGGCAAACGGGCGGTCATCAAGAGCCTGAAGGAACGCATTCGCAACCGGATGAACGTGTCCGTCGCGGAAGTGGACCACCAGGATTTTTGGCAGCGTGCGGCCCTGGGCGTGGCGGTGGTTTCCAACGAGAAGAAACACGCCGATCAGGTCTTGGCCGCGGTGGTGCGGCTCGTGCGGAGCGAGCCCCGAGTGGAGATCATCGACATCCGTGTAGAATTCCTCTGA
- the rbfA gene encoding 30S ribosome-binding factor RbfA, with product MKYKRSERVSALVLHELADIIERGLRDPDIGFVTLTRVVVSDDLRNAKVFVVTRGEDDVREKTLRGLERAVPHFRRELGSRLELRYVPQLRFYPDPSFDHAESIQRLLERIHREEEEA from the coding sequence ATGAAATATAAACGGTCGGAACGTGTTTCGGCCCTCGTCCTCCATGAGCTGGCCGATATAATCGAGAGGGGGCTTCGGGATCCCGACATCGGTTTCGTAACCCTCACCCGGGTCGTCGTGAGCGACGATCTCCGAAACGCCAAGGTGTTCGTGGTGACCCGAGGGGAGGACGACGTCCGGGAGAAGACGCTCCGAGGGCTGGAGAGGGCGGTGCCCCATTTCCGCCGGGAGCTGGGGAGCCGTCTGGAACTCAGGTACGTTCCCCAGTTGCGTTTCTACCCCGATCCCTCCTTCGATCACGCCGAATCGATTCAGCGCCTCCTGGAGCGGATTCATCGAGAGGAGGAGGAAGCGTGA
- the pnp gene encoding polyribonucleotide nucleotidyltransferase: MMERVQVDLGPNGLEIETGRLAKQANGSVTVRSGGTVVLVTAVCTLDQVPDKGFFPLMVEYRERSYAAGKIPGGFFKREGRPQDREILSARLIDRPIRPLFRKGFRNEVQIIATVLSTDQENGPGVLALCGASAALALSSIPMEKTIAGVRVGRVNGEFVVNPSLAQRAESDMDLVVAASRDSIVMVEGEGKEFSEKDMVLALRFGQENCVRVIDAIEDLQRRVGRPKIQVEPDEAPDKIRKRIHELVGDRIAEANRFGVKEERREKLSALEKDLIATLAEEFPDRQMTVRGVLDDVVGEEARRVILQEERRLDGRRVDEIRPITCDVGVLPRTHGSALFTRGQTQALATITLGTTSDEQRLDDIEGERFKKFMLHYNFPPFCVNEVRMIRGTGRREVGHGNLAERSLEPMIPVEDDFPYTIRIVSDILESNGSSSMATVCGGSLALMDAGVPIRKAVAGIAMGLIKEGDKVRVLSDILGQEDHFGDMDFKVAGSREGITGIQMDLKTAGIDFDVIEKALEQARLGRLHILEKMDETLAQPRPELSPFAPRILCIKIPVDKIREIIGPGGKMIRKIQEESGASIDVEDDGTVKVASIDEEAGKMAMAMIQAIVEDPEIGRVYDGIVRRVAPFGAFVEILPGKDGLLHISEMEHYRVEKVEDVMNEGDRVQVKVIDIDPEGKVRLSRKVLLPNDNPERSDRGGGERREGGGGRGGDRGGDRGGDRRGSRRGGGGRDRDRR, from the coding sequence ATGATGGAACGTGTTCAAGTGGATCTCGGCCCGAACGGGTTGGAGATCGAAACCGGGCGCCTCGCCAAACAGGCGAACGGCTCGGTTACGGTCCGGTCCGGAGGAACGGTTGTGTTGGTCACCGCCGTGTGTACTCTGGATCAGGTGCCGGACAAGGGGTTTTTCCCCTTGATGGTGGAATATCGAGAGCGCTCCTACGCTGCCGGGAAGATCCCCGGCGGTTTTTTTAAGCGTGAAGGAAGACCGCAGGATCGGGAAATCCTCTCGGCCCGGCTGATCGACCGGCCGATCCGTCCCCTCTTCCGGAAAGGCTTCCGGAACGAGGTCCAGATCATCGCCACCGTCCTCTCGACGGACCAGGAGAACGGCCCGGGCGTGCTCGCCCTCTGCGGTGCCTCCGCGGCGCTCGCCCTCTCGAGTATCCCGATGGAGAAGACCATCGCGGGCGTGCGGGTGGGCCGCGTGAATGGGGAATTCGTGGTCAATCCCTCTCTGGCCCAGCGGGCGGAGAGCGACATGGACCTCGTGGTCGCCGCCTCCCGCGATTCGATCGTGATGGTCGAGGGGGAGGGGAAGGAGTTCTCCGAGAAGGACATGGTGCTGGCGCTCCGCTTCGGCCAAGAAAACTGCGTCCGCGTCATCGACGCCATCGAGGATCTGCAGCGTCGCGTGGGCCGGCCGAAAATCCAGGTCGAACCGGACGAGGCGCCGGACAAGATCCGGAAGAGAATTCACGAGCTGGTCGGCGACCGGATCGCCGAGGCGAACCGCTTCGGAGTCAAGGAAGAGCGCAGGGAGAAACTCTCGGCGCTCGAGAAGGACCTGATCGCCACCCTCGCCGAGGAGTTCCCCGATCGACAGATGACGGTACGCGGCGTCCTGGACGACGTGGTCGGCGAAGAGGCCCGGCGCGTGATTCTCCAGGAAGAGAGACGTTTGGACGGCCGGCGGGTCGACGAGATCCGCCCGATCACGTGCGACGTGGGCGTTCTACCGCGGACGCATGGTTCCGCCCTCTTCACCCGCGGCCAGACGCAGGCGCTGGCGACGATTACATTGGGAACCACGTCCGACGAGCAGCGCCTGGACGACATCGAGGGAGAGCGGTTCAAGAAGTTCATGCTCCATTACAATTTCCCTCCCTTCTGCGTCAACGAGGTCCGCATGATCCGCGGCACGGGGCGGCGCGAGGTGGGCCACGGCAATCTCGCCGAGCGCTCCTTGGAGCCGATGATTCCCGTCGAGGATGATTTCCCCTACACGATCCGCATCGTCTCGGACATCCTCGAATCGAACGGCTCGTCTTCGATGGCCACCGTGTGCGGCGGAAGCCTGGCGCTCATGGACGCCGGCGTGCCGATCCGCAAGGCGGTGGCGGGGATCGCCATGGGCCTCATCAAGGAAGGGGACAAGGTCCGGGTTCTTTCGGACATCCTCGGCCAGGAGGACCATTTCGGCGATATGGACTTCAAGGTCGCCGGCAGCCGCGAGGGAATCACCGGGATCCAGATGGACCTGAAGACCGCCGGCATCGATTTCGACGTGATCGAGAAGGCTCTGGAGCAGGCGCGCCTGGGACGGCTCCACATTCTGGAGAAGATGGACGAGACCCTCGCCCAGCCGCGGCCGGAACTCTCCCCCTTCGCGCCGCGCATCCTCTGCATCAAGATCCCCGTCGACAAGATCCGGGAAATCATCGGCCCCGGGGGCAAGATGATCCGAAAGATCCAGGAGGAATCGGGCGCCAGCATCGACGTGGAGGACGACGGGACCGTGAAGGTCGCCTCGATCGATGAGGAGGCCGGGAAGATGGCCATGGCGATGATCCAGGCGATCGTGGAGGACCCGGAGATCGGGCGCGTCTACGACGGGATCGTCCGGCGGGTCGCCCCCTTCGGCGCCTTCGTGGAGATCCTTCCGGGCAAGGACGGCCTGCTCCATATTTCCGAGATGGAGCACTACCGGGTGGAGAAGGTCGAGGACGTGATGAACGAGGGGGACCGGGTGCAGGTGAAGGTGATCGACATCGACCCGGAGGGGAAGGTGCGCCTCAGCCGAAAGGTCCTTCTGCCGAACGACAACCCGGAGCGCTCCGACCGCGGCGGCGGCGAACGCCGGGAGGGCGGCGGAGGACGCGGCGGAGACCGGGGGGGCGATCGCGGAGGCGATCGGCGAGGATCCCGCCGGGGAGGCGGCGGCCGGGACAGGGACAGGCGCTAA
- the infB gene encoding translation initiation factor IF-2: MARKRIYQVAKDFNVSSEALLKLLRGMNVDVKSHMSTVENETIEEIRKKFDAEKKAVRKEEDRKRELQETRTREEKPRSKPKAAARAPKPSREEAPPKPPREGAQPKPPREGTPQKQSRPGTPPKTSREGTPPKPSRGGAPAKDQRPPKAGEGRRGRRRRSVDEKAVRASVKKTLADLEIGKRRRRRRKSHSEDSSVEEAANRIRLPEFGTVGELAVALGITPSEVIAKCLEMGLMVTINRRLDRDTLEMVADEFGFEVDFLTEYGEQVGVETVEAEGKSLPRHPVVTIMGHVDHGKTSVLDYIRKSNVIAGETGGITQHIGAYEVETAGGKITFLDTPGHEAFSAMRARGAQVTDLVVLVVAADEQVMPQTVEAIDHARAAGVPIIVAINKMDLPAADPMRTKQALADRGLQAEEWGGKTVAVEISAKTGLGMDKLLEMILLSAEMLELKGEPTRRMRGVVVEARLEKGRGPVLTVLVQQGRLSIGDSFVAGIYDGKVRALFDERGRPKEDAGPSSPAEVIGCSGVPQAGDSFAVFAGDREAREIASKRKHQMREQNLCSQRRMTLEDVYSRIQAGEKPKLNLVIKGDVDGSVEALTDSLQKLSTDQVQVEVIRRSVGAITEHDITLAAASDAIVIGFHVRADTKAAALAKRECVEIRFFHIIYEVVDAVHKAMEGLLEPELHQKVIGKVEVRQIFKIGRVGVVAGSYVLNGAIKRSSRIRLLRDDLTVYEGRVASLKRFKEDVREVQAGYECGIILDDFNDLHEGDLLEAFEIEEVARKL, encoded by the coding sequence TTGGCTAGAAAGCGCATTTATCAAGTCGCCAAAGACTTCAACGTCTCGAGCGAGGCCCTCCTCAAGCTCTTGCGGGGGATGAACGTCGACGTAAAGAGCCACATGAGCACCGTCGAGAACGAGACGATCGAGGAGATCCGAAAGAAGTTCGACGCGGAGAAGAAGGCGGTTCGCAAGGAAGAGGACCGGAAGAGGGAGCTTCAGGAGACACGGACCCGCGAGGAGAAGCCCAGGTCCAAGCCCAAGGCCGCGGCGAGGGCGCCGAAACCCTCCCGCGAGGAAGCGCCGCCGAAGCCGCCACGCGAGGGAGCGCAACCGAAACCGCCCCGTGAGGGGACTCCGCAGAAGCAATCCCGCCCAGGGACTCCGCCGAAGACCTCCCGTGAGGGGACTCCGCCGAAGCCCTCCCGCGGGGGGGCGCCGGCGAAGGATCAACGCCCGCCGAAAGCGGGGGAGGGACGCCGGGGACGGCGGCGCCGTTCCGTGGACGAGAAAGCGGTGCGCGCGAGCGTCAAGAAGACCCTCGCCGATCTGGAGATCGGCAAACGCCGTCGCCGTCGCCGCAAGAGCCACTCCGAAGACTCTTCCGTCGAAGAGGCCGCCAACCGAATCCGCCTTCCCGAGTTCGGAACCGTCGGCGAACTCGCCGTGGCGCTCGGCATCACGCCGAGCGAAGTGATCGCCAAGTGTTTGGAAATGGGCCTCATGGTTACCATTAACCGCAGGCTCGACCGGGACACTCTGGAGATGGTCGCGGACGAGTTCGGCTTCGAGGTGGACTTCCTGACGGAGTACGGCGAGCAGGTGGGCGTGGAGACGGTCGAGGCGGAGGGGAAGTCTCTGCCCCGGCACCCGGTGGTCACCATCATGGGGCATGTGGACCACGGAAAGACCTCCGTTCTCGATTACATCCGCAAGTCGAACGTCATCGCCGGCGAGACCGGCGGTATCACGCAGCACATCGGCGCCTACGAGGTGGAGACGGCGGGGGGGAAGATCACCTTCCTCGACACGCCGGGCCACGAGGCGTTCAGCGCGATGCGTGCTCGGGGCGCGCAGGTAACCGACTTGGTGGTGCTGGTGGTCGCCGCCGATGAACAGGTGATGCCGCAGACCGTGGAGGCGATCGACCACGCCCGCGCCGCCGGCGTCCCGATCATCGTGGCGATCAACAAGATGGACCTCCCCGCCGCCGATCCGATGCGGACGAAGCAGGCGCTCGCCGATCGAGGTCTGCAGGCGGAAGAGTGGGGCGGCAAGACGGTGGCGGTGGAGATCTCGGCCAAGACCGGACTCGGTATGGACAAGCTGCTCGAGATGATCCTGTTGAGCGCGGAGATGCTCGAGCTGAAGGGGGAGCCGACGAGGCGCATGCGCGGCGTGGTGGTGGAAGCCAGGCTCGAGAAGGGGCGCGGCCCGGTCCTCACCGTTCTGGTTCAACAGGGCCGCCTCAGCATAGGCGATTCTTTCGTCGCCGGCATCTACGACGGGAAAGTGCGGGCGCTTTTCGATGAGCGGGGCCGTCCCAAGGAGGATGCGGGGCCCTCCTCGCCGGCGGAGGTGATCGGATGCTCGGGCGTTCCCCAGGCGGGTGACTCTTTCGCCGTTTTCGCCGGCGATAGAGAGGCGCGTGAGATCGCGTCCAAACGGAAGCACCAGATGCGGGAGCAGAACCTCTGTTCCCAGCGTCGCATGACCCTCGAGGACGTCTACAGCCGGATTCAGGCGGGCGAGAAACCGAAACTGAATCTGGTGATCAAGGGGGACGTGGACGGTTCGGTGGAGGCGCTCACCGATTCGCTCCAGAAGCTTTCCACCGACCAGGTGCAGGTGGAGGTGATCCGCCGGAGCGTGGGGGCGATCACGGAGCACGACATCACCCTCGCCGCCGCTTCCGACGCGATCGTGATCGGATTCCACGTGCGAGCCGACACCAAGGCCGCCGCGCTGGCGAAGCGGGAGTGCGTGGAGATCCGCTTCTTCCACATCATCTACGAAGTGGTCGATGCGGTGCACAAGGCGATGGAAGGACTCCTGGAGCCGGAGCTGCACCAGAAGGTGATCGGAAAGGTGGAGGTCCGGCAGATCTTCAAAATCGGCCGGGTCGGCGTCGTCGCCGGGTCCTACGTCCTGAACGGCGCGATCAAGAGGAGCAGCCGGATCCGTCTGCTCAGGGACGATCTCACCGTGTACGAGGGGCGTGTCGCCTCTCTCAAGCGTTTCAAGGAAGACGTTCGGGAGGTCCAGGCGGGATACGAGTGCGGAATCATCCTGGACGACTTCAATGATCTGCATGAGGGGGATCTCCTGGAGGCGTTCGAGATCGAAGAGGTCGCGCGCAAGCTGTAG
- the nusA gene encoding transcription termination factor NusA, translated as MNFEVIEALGQIAREKNVDKKLVIDTLAAGLVAAVRKKHGATAEVDVLIDEENRTLGAYLLKNVVDDVEDPVLEASLEEAQRYDPDIDVGHVLRIEVPLEEFGRTAIQAVKQVVVQRVREAERERVFEDYHNKVGEVVTGSVQQVDRGNLVVNLGRTEALLPYREQIPREMYRQGDTIRAVIVDVQKNTKGPQLILSRTHPSFLEQLFRVEVPEVYEGIVEIRAVAREAGLRSKIAVFSNDDRIDPVGACVGMKGSRVQAVVRELSGERIDIIPWSGDSKVFVTRSLSPAKVTDIEVDEAEKTMRVSVAEGQLSLAIGKKGQNARLAAKLTGWKIDLVKEEEEEILSPLRDVDESGIPMIGVENLPGVGPRIANKLIQEGFVYVQDLRKADIEALCQVPGVGEKTAEKILESADIMIEEAEKAVLGEEGAEVESSEGGGADEGGSDDGEEPDEDAADEDSAEEDSDEDEADEPRPEPEPDDDEAPEEPEEEEEDGTEPEDPETRPAAG; from the coding sequence ATGAACTTCGAAGTAATCGAAGCCCTCGGGCAGATCGCCCGGGAGAAGAACGTCGACAAGAAGCTCGTGATCGACACGCTCGCGGCGGGGCTCGTCGCGGCGGTGCGGAAGAAGCACGGCGCCACCGCCGAGGTGGATGTCTTGATCGACGAGGAGAACCGGACCCTCGGCGCCTACCTGCTGAAGAACGTGGTGGATGACGTGGAGGACCCGGTTCTGGAAGCCTCCCTCGAGGAGGCGCAGCGGTACGATCCGGACATCGACGTCGGCCACGTGCTTCGGATCGAGGTGCCTCTGGAGGAGTTCGGCAGAACCGCGATCCAGGCGGTGAAACAGGTGGTGGTGCAGCGCGTCCGCGAGGCGGAGCGGGAGCGTGTTTTCGAGGACTACCACAACAAGGTGGGCGAGGTGGTCACCGGCTCGGTGCAGCAGGTGGACCGGGGGAACCTGGTGGTCAATCTGGGGCGCACCGAGGCGCTCCTTCCTTACCGGGAGCAGATCCCCCGGGAGATGTACCGGCAGGGGGACACGATTCGCGCCGTCATCGTGGACGTGCAGAAGAACACCAAGGGCCCGCAATTGATTCTCTCCCGGACCCATCCCAGTTTCCTGGAGCAGCTCTTTCGGGTCGAGGTGCCGGAGGTGTACGAGGGGATCGTGGAGATCCGCGCCGTCGCCCGCGAGGCGGGACTCCGCTCCAAGATCGCCGTCTTCTCCAACGACGACCGGATCGATCCGGTGGGCGCCTGCGTCGGGATGAAGGGGAGCCGAGTCCAGGCTGTGGTGCGCGAGCTGTCCGGCGAACGAATCGACATCATTCCCTGGTCGGGAGACTCGAAGGTCTTCGTCACCCGCTCCCTCTCGCCCGCCAAGGTGACCGACATCGAGGTGGACGAGGCGGAGAAGACGATGCGCGTCTCCGTGGCGGAGGGGCAGCTCTCCCTCGCCATCGGCAAGAAGGGGCAGAACGCCCGTCTCGCCGCCAAGCTGACCGGCTGGAAGATCGACCTGGTCAAGGAGGAAGAGGAGGAGATCCTCTCCCCGCTACGGGATGTGGACGAGTCCGGCATCCCCATGATCGGCGTCGAAAACCTCCCCGGCGTGGGCCCTCGGATCGCGAACAAGCTGATCCAAGAGGGATTCGTCTATGTCCAGGACCTGCGCAAGGCGGATATCGAGGCGCTCTGCCAGGTGCCGGGCGTGGGGGAGAAGACCGCCGAGAAGATCCTCGAGTCCGCGGACATCATGATCGAGGAGGCGGAGAAAGCGGTGCTCGGCGAAGAAGGTGCCGAGGTCGAATCCTCCGAAGGCGGGGGAGCGGACGAGGGCGGGTCCGACGACGGCGAGGAGCCGGATGAGGACGCCGCCGACGAGGATTCGGCGGAGGAAGACTCCGACGAGGACGAGGCGGACGAACCGCGGCCGGAACCGGAGCCAGACGACGACGAGGCCCCCGAGGAACCGGAAGAGGAAGAGGAGGATGGGACGGAGCCGGAAGATCCGGAGACCCGTCCCGCAGCCGGTTGA
- the truB gene encoding tRNA pseudouridine(55) synthase TruB: MIHGLLNVDKPQEWTSHDAVAKIRRVLKQQKVGHAGSLDPNATGVLLLCLGKGTKLSRYFMGLEKEYHAFFRFGAVTDTQDADGEVLETRDAGDVTEERILEVIGRFRGEILQTPPMVSAVKVGGKRLYRYARKGETVERKPRPIHVRSFELVGWNPPVAEVKIACSKGTYVRTLAADMGDLLGCGAYLDRLTRTRIGPYRVEDALTIERIAELAAEGRLDEACISLEKTVEKLPTAVLRAAPGRWGGPALPSTLGSLEPLDPIPGEGEFLRIRDRVGRSVGVVQVEGERGHLRRVFSWEGR; the protein is encoded by the coding sequence GTGATACACGGGCTCCTGAACGTGGACAAGCCGCAGGAGTGGACCTCGCACGACGCGGTCGCGAAAATCCGGCGCGTCCTGAAGCAGCAGAAGGTGGGGCACGCGGGGAGCCTCGACCCGAACGCCACCGGCGTGCTCCTGCTCTGCCTGGGAAAGGGGACCAAACTCTCCCGTTACTTCATGGGGCTCGAAAAGGAGTATCACGCTTTTTTCCGTTTCGGAGCCGTGACGGACACCCAGGACGCGGACGGCGAGGTGCTCGAGACCCGCGACGCGGGGGATGTCACGGAGGAGAGGATTCTCGAAGTGATCGGGAGGTTCCGCGGGGAGATCCTGCAGACGCCTCCCATGGTTTCGGCGGTGAAGGTCGGCGGGAAGCGCCTCTACCGGTACGCCCGCAAGGGGGAGACGGTGGAGAGAAAGCCCCGTCCGATCCACGTCCGTTCCTTCGAACTGGTCGGCTGGAATCCGCCGGTGGCCGAAGTGAAGATCGCCTGCTCCAAGGGGACCTACGTGCGGACCTTGGCGGCCGACATGGGAGATCTGCTCGGCTGCGGCGCCTATCTGGACCGGCTGACCAGGACCCGGATCGGCCCCTACCGGGTGGAGGACGCCCTCACCATCGAGCGGATCGCGGAGCTGGCCGCCGAGGGGCGGTTGGATGAGGCCTGCATCTCTTTAGAGAAGACGGTGGAGAAGCTTCCCACCGCCGTTCTTCGAGCTGCGCCCGGGCGCTGGGGAGGACCGGCGTTGCCGAGCACCCTCGGATCGCTCGAACCTCTCGATCCGATTCCGGGTGAGGGAGAATTTCTCCGGATTCGGGACCGTGTGGGCCGCTCCGTCGGCGTGGTGCAGGTCGAAGGGGAGCGGGGGCATCTGAGGCGGGTCTTCTCCTGGGAGGGTCGATGA
- the rpsO gene encoding 30S ribosomal protein S15: protein MPLSKTSKQEIIGKYKLHDSDSGSPEVQIALLTERITYLTEHFKVHKKDHHSRRGLLRLVGRRRRLLDYLKANKIERYRAIVKELGLRK, encoded by the coding sequence TTGCCACTGTCCAAAACATCCAAGCAGGAGATCATCGGTAAGTACAAGCTCCACGATTCGGATTCCGGTTCGCCGGAGGTCCAGATCGCGCTGCTCACCGAGCGGATCACCTATCTTACCGAGCATTTCAAGGTCCATAAAAAGGACCACCACTCCCGCAGAGGTCTTCTCCGCCTCGTCGGGCGACGCCGTCGCCTCCTCGACTACCTCAAGGCGAACAAGATCGAGCGGTATCGCGCTATCGTAAAAGAACTCGGTCTTCGGAAATAG
- a CDS encoding bifunctional riboflavin kinase/FAD synthetase, with translation MKVWRSIEDVEGAVDRVAVAVGVFDGIHMGHRAIVARAVEHARERKGIAVVLTFDPHPRCVLRGCRPPRILTTLDEKLGILAHLGVDGVLVLPFDHRLASLTAEEFVRTAFTGPLHAEWVVVGYDFRLGRGREGDGKTLRELGRRHGFDTELIEASLWEGRPVKSTWIRDEIEIGSVARAAELLRRYHSLSGVVESGEGRGRGLGWPTANLRVLEEGKLWPALGVYAGLVEIEEGLLPAAVNVGVRPTFGEGAEPNVEAHIIGAERDLRGRAAKVHFLARIRGERTFPSARDLADQIGRDARMAKERIRAGKENFIFTGRAGSGTFLRNGESTCGRGKSVIP, from the coding sequence ATGAAGGTCTGGCGCTCCATCGAGGACGTGGAGGGAGCGGTGGATCGCGTCGCCGTCGCCGTCGGCGTCTTTGACGGGATTCACATGGGGCATCGGGCGATCGTCGCGCGCGCCGTGGAACACGCCCGGGAGCGGAAGGGCATCGCCGTCGTCCTCACCTTCGACCCCCATCCGCGTTGCGTTCTCCGCGGTTGCCGTCCTCCCCGCATCCTCACCACACTGGACGAAAAACTGGGCATCCTCGCCCACCTCGGCGTAGACGGTGTCCTGGTTCTCCCCTTCGATCATCGCTTGGCTTCCCTCACCGCCGAAGAATTCGTGCGGACCGCCTTTACCGGGCCGCTCCACGCCGAATGGGTCGTGGTGGGGTATGATTTCCGGCTCGGCCGGGGTCGGGAGGGGGACGGGAAGACCCTTCGGGAACTGGGCCGGCGCCACGGATTCGATACGGAACTGATCGAGGCGAGCCTCTGGGAGGGGCGACCGGTAAAGTCCACCTGGATTCGTGACGAAATCGAGATAGGGAGCGTTGCCCGCGCGGCGGAGCTTCTCCGGCGCTATCACTCCCTCAGCGGTGTCGTCGAATCCGGTGAGGGAAGGGGAAGGGGGCTCGGCTGGCCGACCGCCAATCTGCGCGTCCTGGAAGAGGGGAAGCTGTGGCCCGCTCTCGGTGTCTACGCCGGTTTGGTGGAGATCGAGGAGGGGCTTCTCCCCGCGGCTGTGAACGTGGGGGTCCGTCCCACCTTCGGCGAGGGGGCGGAGCCGAACGTGGAAGCCCACATCATCGGCGCCGAACGGGATCTGCGCGGGCGGGCGGCCAAAGTCCATTTTCTGGCGCGTATCCGCGGGGAAAGGACCTTCCCCTCCGCCCGGGATCTGGCCGATCAGATCGGTCGGGACGCCCGGATGGCAAAAGAGCGGATACGGGCGGGAAAAGAGAATTTTATCTTTACAGGCCGAGCGGGCTCTGGTACATTTCTCCGGAATGGGGAAAGTACGTGTGGAAGAGGAAAAAGTGTAATCCCTTGA
- a CDS encoding YlxR family protein, which yields MGRSRKIRRPVPQPVDPPVEGPVRSCLGCGGRDAQRRLIRFVRPAAGGEPIGRNLPGRGFYLHPDPECLRLMEKRAGRWFRADEIERIRKALAREIGTPDTSGEETNRSVETLIRFTLRTGRYVIGPTGARVAARRRRSGILLLANDMDPKRAGTIRRWAGEIPVPVWAPLSGAVMAGLVGRERCEVLFLYDRALAKSLGKRLGSRDEIG from the coding sequence ATGGGACGGAGCCGGAAGATCCGGAGACCCGTCCCGCAGCCGGTTGATCCGCCGGTTGAGGGGCCGGTCCGCAGCTGTCTGGGCTGCGGCGGGCGGGATGCCCAGAGACGGCTGATCCGTTTCGTCCGTCCCGCCGCCGGGGGGGAGCCGATCGGGAGAAACCTTCCGGGGAGAGGGTTCTACCTTCACCCGGACCCGGAGTGTCTCCGATTGATGGAGAAACGGGCGGGGCGCTGGTTCCGCGCCGATGAGATCGAAAGGATCCGGAAGGCGCTCGCGCGGGAGATCGGGACGCCTGACACCTCCGGGGAGGAGACCAATCGTTCCGTGGAGACTTTGATCCGGTTCACCCTCCGAACGGGGCGCTATGTGATCGGCCCGACCGGGGCGCGTGTCGCGGCCCGCAGGCGCCGATCGGGCATTCTTTTGCTCGCGAACGATATGGATCCGAAGCGGGCCGGGACGATCCGCCGGTGGGCCGGGGAGATCCCCGTGCCCGTATGGGCGCCCCTCTCGGGCGCGGTGATGGCCGGGCTCGTCGGCCGGGAGCGGTGCGAGGTCCTCTTTCTCTATGACCGCGCTCTGGCGAAATCGCTGGGGAAACGGCTTGGATCGAGGGACGAAATCGGATAG